One genomic region from Sphingobacterium multivorum encodes:
- the leuB gene encoding 3-isopropylmalate dehydrogenase, with product MKKNILIIPGDGIGQEVTTWGKKVLEKIGENYGHEFSFDEAIMGHTAIEATGNPLPDETLAKAKASDAILFGAIGHIKYDNDPSAKVRPEQGLLKIRKELGLYANLRPILLFDELLDASSLKPEILQGTDILFFRELTGDVYFGEKNRNEDNTFASDLMNYHRYEVERIARKAYDAARTRNKRLCSVDKANVLETSRLWREVVQEIAKEYPDVETEHMFIDNAAMQLVKNPKKFDVVLTANLFGDILTDEASQIAGSMGMLASASVGDGTGFFEPIHGSAHDIAGQNKANPLASILSAALMLDISFGLQEEAKAVTNAVAETLKAGWRTGDIANSSTEASKILGTQEMGEKVLEFIK from the coding sequence ATGAAGAAAAATATTTTAATCATACCTGGAGATGGCATTGGCCAAGAAGTAACGACTTGGGGTAAAAAAGTTTTAGAAAAAATCGGTGAAAATTATGGTCATGAGTTCAGCTTTGATGAAGCTATCATGGGCCATACTGCAATTGAGGCTACAGGCAACCCGCTGCCTGATGAAACATTAGCGAAAGCAAAGGCTTCAGATGCGATCCTTTTCGGTGCCATTGGCCATATCAAGTATGATAATGATCCTTCTGCTAAAGTAAGGCCTGAACAAGGCTTGTTGAAAATCCGTAAAGAACTAGGTCTTTACGCAAATCTTCGTCCAATCCTTTTATTCGATGAGTTATTGGATGCTTCAAGCTTAAAGCCCGAAATTCTTCAAGGTACAGATATTCTTTTCTTCCGTGAACTGACAGGTGATGTCTATTTTGGTGAGAAAAATCGCAATGAGGATAATACCTTTGCTTCAGACTTGATGAATTATCACCGTTACGAGGTTGAGCGTATCGCACGTAAAGCTTATGATGCAGCACGCACGCGTAACAAAAGACTATGCTCTGTTGATAAAGCCAATGTATTGGAAACATCCCGCCTCTGGAGAGAAGTTGTCCAGGAAATCGCAAAAGAATATCCGGATGTTGAAACCGAGCACATGTTTATCGATAATGCGGCCATGCAATTGGTGAAAAATCCAAAGAAATTCGATGTTGTATTGACAGCCAATCTTTTTGGTGATATCCTGACAGACGAAGCGTCACAGATCGCAGGCTCGATGGGCATGTTGGCTTCTGCTTCCGTAGGTGATGGCACAGGCTTCTTCGAACCTATCCACGGCTCTGCACACGATATCGCTGGTCAAAATAAAGCAAATCCATTGGCTTCAATTTTATCTGCAGCCTTGATGCTTGATATTAGCTTTGGTCTACAGGAGGAAGCTAAAGCGGTTACCAATGCTGTTGCTGAAACATTAAAAGCTGGTTGGAGAACCGGTGATATTGCCAACAGCAGCACAGAAGCTTCAAAAATCTTAGGTACTCAGGAAATGGGTGAAAAAGTATTGGAGTTTATTAAATAG
- a CDS encoding 2-isopropylmalate synthase, whose amino-acid sequence MLHDPNHLYIFDTTLRDGEQVPGCQLTTSEKIEIAKDLEKLGVDIIEAGFPVSSPGDFQSVVELSKAVNDVIICALTRANQNDIDVAAEALKYAKRPRIHTGIGSSDMHIKYKFNSTREEILERAVAAVKHAKSYVEDVEFYAEDAGRADLAFLAKMVESVIAAGATVVNIPDTNGYCLPDQYGSKINYLKENVRNIDQAIISAHCHNDLGLATANSIAAIQNGARQVECTINGIGERAGNTSLEEVAMILKVHNQSFGSLTSNIDSRMFTYLSRKVSEMMNMPVQPNKAIVGRNAFAHSSGIHQDGFLKHRENYEIIRPEDVGLVEADIILTARSGRHALKHHLERLGFHLEKDDLADCYQRFLVLADEKKNICDDDLKSLIQEKI is encoded by the coding sequence ATGTTACACGATCCTAATCATCTTTACATTTTCGACACCACTTTACGTGATGGCGAACAGGTACCAGGCTGCCAATTAACTACTTCAGAGAAAATTGAGATTGCTAAAGACCTGGAAAAACTAGGGGTGGATATTATCGAAGCCGGTTTCCCAGTGTCTAGCCCTGGTGATTTTCAATCGGTCGTCGAATTATCTAAAGCGGTAAACGATGTCATTATATGTGCATTGACCCGTGCCAATCAAAACGATATTGACGTGGCTGCCGAGGCATTAAAGTATGCCAAGCGCCCTCGTATCCATACCGGTATTGGTTCTTCGGACATGCATATCAAATATAAATTCAACAGCACCAGAGAAGAAATTTTAGAACGTGCTGTTGCGGCCGTAAAACATGCCAAATCCTACGTGGAAGATGTCGAGTTTTATGCAGAAGATGCCGGTCGCGCAGACTTGGCATTTCTAGCTAAAATGGTTGAATCGGTTATTGCTGCCGGTGCTACGGTAGTCAACATCCCGGATACAAACGGTTATTGTCTACCAGACCAATATGGCTCAAAAATCAACTACCTCAAGGAAAATGTACGCAATATCGATCAGGCCATTATTTCGGCACATTGTCACAATGACTTGGGACTTGCAACAGCAAATTCTATCGCTGCAATACAAAATGGTGCCCGTCAGGTGGAATGTACGATCAACGGTATCGGTGAACGTGCAGGAAACACGTCACTTGAAGAAGTAGCCATGATCCTTAAAGTGCACAACCAGTCGTTTGGAAGCTTAACATCAAATATCGATAGCCGCATGTTTACGTACTTATCGCGCAAGGTAAGTGAAATGATGAACATGCCCGTGCAACCGAATAAGGCGATTGTTGGTCGCAACGCCTTCGCACACAGCTCGGGGATTCACCAAGATGGTTTCCTAAAACACCGTGAGAACTATGAGATCATCAGACCAGAAGATGTTGGTTTGGTTGAAGCTGATATTATCTTAACTGCACGTTCAGGAAGACATGCTCTTAAGCACCATTTGGAGCGTTTAGGCTTTCATCTTGAAAAAGATGATTTAGCTGATTGCTATCAACGTTTCTTGGTTTTGGCCGACGAAAAGAAAAATATTTGTGATGATGACCTAAAAAGCCTCATCCAAGAAAAAATATAA
- the ilvA gene encoding threonine ammonia-lyase IlvA: protein MNLSTLNINSEATLDRIKSVVNRTPLQYNRHLSEKYGAEVYLKREDLQVVRSYKLRGAYNKIISLTAEERQRGVVCASAGNHAQGVAFSCNKLDIKGVIFMPGPTPRQKISQTEMWGNGNVEIILTGDTFDDCQKAALAYTAEHGMTFIPPFDDLKVVEGQGTVAVEALQDLPDMDAIFIPIGGGGLAAGASYYLKSKNNAIKCYGVEPEGAPSMQAALTHGAPIELEHINKFVDGAAVKKIGATTFEIAKQLLDDTRSIPEGKICTCILELYNKDAIVVEPAGALSVAALEFHKDEIKGKKVVCIISGGNNDIDRMSEIKELSLLYEGYKHYFIVRFPQRPGALKLFVSEVLGPKDDITRFEFIKKTERERGPALVGIELNKPEDYETLIERMKEYKFDVIEINKDQTLFEYLV from the coding sequence ATGAATCTATCAACCTTAAACATCAATTCAGAAGCTACGCTTGACCGCATCAAGTCTGTGGTCAACAGAACACCACTTCAATATAATCGGCATCTATCCGAAAAATATGGCGCTGAAGTCTATCTCAAACGGGAAGATTTACAAGTCGTACGTTCCTATAAATTACGCGGTGCCTACAATAAAATTATTTCCTTAACAGCGGAAGAGCGACAACGGGGCGTTGTGTGTGCGAGCGCAGGCAACCACGCTCAGGGCGTTGCTTTCTCCTGCAATAAACTCGACATCAAAGGCGTGATATTTATGCCGGGTCCGACACCACGCCAAAAGATTTCACAAACGGAAATGTGGGGTAACGGTAATGTAGAAATCATCTTGACCGGCGACACTTTTGATGACTGTCAAAAAGCAGCGCTGGCTTATACAGCAGAGCATGGCATGACGTTCATTCCGCCATTTGATGATCTCAAAGTTGTGGAAGGACAGGGTACTGTAGCCGTGGAAGCTTTACAAGATCTTCCCGATATGGACGCCATATTTATCCCAATTGGCGGCGGTGGACTTGCCGCGGGAGCGAGCTATTACCTAAAAAGTAAAAACAACGCAATCAAATGCTATGGCGTTGAACCCGAAGGAGCCCCCTCCATGCAAGCGGCCTTGACACACGGCGCACCGATCGAGCTCGAGCATATCAATAAATTTGTTGATGGCGCCGCCGTTAAAAAAATCGGTGCAACGACGTTTGAAATCGCCAAACAATTGCTGGATGATACACGCTCCATTCCGGAAGGAAAAATCTGTACCTGTATCCTAGAACTGTACAATAAGGATGCAATTGTCGTTGAGCCTGCAGGCGCTCTATCCGTGGCCGCTCTTGAATTTCACAAAGATGAAATAAAAGGCAAGAAAGTTGTCTGCATCATTTCCGGCGGAAACAACGATATCGACCGTATGAGTGAAATCAAAGAATTGTCTCTACTTTACGAAGGGTACAAGCATTATTTTATCGTTCGTTTCCCACAACGCCCTGGTGCATTAAAACTCTTCGTTTCTGAAGTATTGGGACCTAAGGACGATATTACCCGTTTTGAGTTTATCAAAAAAACAGAACGCGAAAGAGGTCCAGCGCTAGTGGGCATTGAGCTCAACAAACCTGAGGATTACGAAACATTGATTGAACGCATGAAAGAATATAAGTTTGATGTCATTGAAATCAATAAAGACCAGACACTATTTGAATATCTTGTATAG
- a CDS encoding DUF2911 domain-containing protein, producing the protein MRVLILTILTLIGQLTFAQTDKSKRPSPPDNTKVTTTDGVTIDIHYSRPSLKGRQLGVDIAPIGIVWRTGANEATTIEFNKDVLVEGKKLAAGKYGLYSIPGEHETTIMFNKVWNQWGTKYDANEDALRVSVSNATASNSQEQFKINATPQGTVSLEWGQYVVPFTVKASN; encoded by the coding sequence ATGAGAGTACTAATTTTAACGATTCTGACCTTAATAGGTCAACTTACTTTTGCTCAGACCGACAAAAGTAAACGCCCAAGTCCTCCAGACAACACTAAGGTGACCACCACCGATGGTGTCACGATTGACATTCATTATAGCCGCCCTTCATTGAAAGGCCGTCAGCTTGGTGTTGATATCGCTCCTATCGGCATTGTATGGCGTACTGGAGCAAATGAAGCGACCACCATCGAATTTAATAAAGATGTATTGGTTGAAGGCAAGAAATTAGCTGCTGGTAAATATGGCCTTTACAGTATCCCTGGAGAACACGAAACAACAATTATGTTCAATAAAGTGTGGAATCAGTGGGGAACAAAATATGATGCCAACGAAGATGCTTTACGTGTTTCAGTCAGCAATGCTACAGCAAGCAATTCGCAGGAACAGTTTAAGATCAATGCAACGCCGCAAGGAACCGTTTCTTTGGAGTGGGGACAGTATGTCGTTCCATTTACGGTTAAAGCGAGCAACTAA